DNA from Arthrobacter sp. SLBN-112:
CTACGTCCAGGAGTCCCCCAGCGCGCAAGGCGCACGCGGCCTGGCCACCGGCAGGATCTTCAGCCGGGACGGCCAGCATGTGGCCACCGTGGCGCAGGAGGGAATGGTGCGCGTTCCCGCCGATCCGGCGGACACGTAGCACCAGCGCCCGGCACTGGCCCAAGCCCTGGCGCCGGCGGGCATCCTTGCATGGGAAAGGCCGGCACCTGATCAGTTCACAGATCAGATGCCGGCCTTCCTTTTTTGCTTTACGGCCGCTGCCGGTCGCCCGGCGGCTAGTCGCGGGTCAGGCGGCGGTGGGTGACGCGGTGCGGCTTGGCAGCGTCGGGACCCAGGCGCTCCACTTTGTTCTCCTCGTAGGATTCGAAGTTGCCCTCGAACCAGTACCACTTGGAGGGGTTCTCCTCGTCACCTTCGTAGGCCAGGATGTGGGTGGCCACCCGGTCCAGGAACCACCTGTCGTGCGAGACCACCACGGCGCAGCCGGGGAACTCGAGCAGCGCGTTTTCCAGGCTGCTGAGGGTTTCGACATCGAGGTCGTTGGTGGGCTCATCGAGGAGCAGCAGGTTTCCGCCCTGCTTCAGCGTCAGGGCCAGGTTCAGGCGGTTCCGCTCACCACCGGACAGGACACCCGCCTTCTTCTGCTGGTCAGGGCCCTTGAAGCCGAAGGCGGCCACGTAGGCGCGGGACGGCATCTCGACGTTGCCCACCTGGATGAAGTCCAGTCCGTCGGAGACAACCTCCCACAGGGTCTTGTTGGGGTCGATGCCGCCGCGGCTCTGGTCGGCGTAGGAGATCTTGACGGAGTCGCCGATCTTGAGATCGCCGCCGTCCAGGGGTTCCAGGCCCACGATCGTCTTGAACAGCGTGGTCTTGCCCACGCCGTTGGGGCCAATGACGCCCACGATGCCGTTGCGGGGCAGGGTGAAGGACAGCCCGTCGATCAGGGTCCTGTCCTCGAAGCCCTTCTGGAGGTTCTTCGCCTCCAGCACCAGGCCACCCAGGCGGGGTCCCGGCGGGATCTGGATTTCCTCGAAGTCAAGCTTGCGGGTACGGTCCGCTTCGGCGGCCATTTCCTCGTAGCGGGCCAGACGGGCCTTGGACTTGGTCTGGCGGCCCTTGGCGTTGGACCGGACCCACTCAAGTTCCTCGGCGAGGCGCTTGGCCTGCTTGGCATCCTTTTTGCCCTGGATCTCCAGGCGGGCGCGCTTCTTCTCCAGGTAGGTGGAGTAGTTGCCTTCGTACGGGTAGAGGTGCCCGCGGTCCACTTCGGCGATCCATTCCGCCACGTGGTCCAGGAAGTACCGGTCGTGGGTGACGGCGAGGACGGCGCCGGGGTAGCTGGAAAGGTGCTGTTCCAGCCACAGCACGCTCTCGGCGTCCAGGTGGTTGGTGGGTTCGTCGAGGAGCAGCAGGTCGGGCTTCTGCAGGAGGAGCTTGCAGAGCGCCACGCGGCGGCGCTCACCGCCGGACAGGTTGGTGACATCGGCGTCGGCCGGCGGGCAACGGAGGGCGTCCATGGCCTGCTCCAGCTGGGAATCAAGATCCCAGGCGTCGGCGGCGTCGATGGCCTCCTGCAGCTTGCCCATCTCCTCGAGGAGGGTGTCATAGTCAGCATCGGGGCTGGCCATTTCCTCGGAGATCTCGTTGAAGCGCTGGATCTTGCCGTAAATCTCGCCCACGCCTTCCTGGACGTTGCCCAGGACGGTCTTTTCCTCGTTCAGGGGCGGTTCCTGGAGCAGGATGCCCACGCTGTAGCCGGGGCTGAGCCGGGCCTCACCGTTGGAGGGCTGGTCCAGCCCGGCCATGATCTTGAGGATGGTGGACTTACCGGCACCGTTCGGGCCCACAACACCAATCTTGGCGCCCGGGAAGAAGGACATGCTTACGTCATCAAGGATGAGTTTTTCGCCAACGGCCTTGCGGGCCTTGGTCATTGTGTAGATAAATTCCGCCATGGTCTCAAATCTAGTGGGTTGGCGGGCAGATCTCACATTTGCAGCAGACCGGTCGGCTGGATCAGGAACCCACGAAGCACTTGCCGCTGGCCAGTACCGGAAGGACTGTAACGGTCACGGTGCCTTCACGCACCTGCCCAATGACGCAGTCCTTGCCCTCCAGCACGGCCGCTTCGATGGCGTCCGCCTCCAGTCCGGTGGGAGTCCGGCTTTGCGAGACCTGGAGCGCCGCCGGTGCGATGCCCGCTCCGGTCAGGGCGTCGCTGACCTGAGCAGAGGCCGGTTTCGGCGTTCCCGTGGCCAGTTTAGTCAGGGTATCCGTCACGGTCCGTTCCACCGTGTCGGTTGCGGCAGCTGCGGCCGCTGACGCACCCCCGGATGTGTTGGCCAGCGCTTCACTGCTGGCGCCGGCGCCTTGCACCGCAGGGTTCGTGGCCTGCGCGGTCGGCCCCTTCGCATCCGTTCCGGCGGCCGTGGCCGGAGATGATGTCCCGCCGCTGCTGTCCTCGTTTGCCGGTCCGTTCGCGGAGGGACCGGCAACACAGCCTGACAGGAGACTGGCCAGGACGGCGCATGCGAGTGCTGCACCGGCGCGGTTGTTCTGCCGGCGGAAAGGGGTGGGACGCATGGTGTCATTGTGCCATGGTGCCGGCACGGACCGGCTGGGCGGCTGACACCTGCTGGAGCCGCCGAAACCGAAGGGCGCCGATGGCCATACGCACGCCAGGCATTGGGCGGGCGGGCGGAAGACGGCCGGGGGTGCCGCCGTTCCGCCCGCCCGGGACTGGATGGGAACGCTGATACCTGATGCTTCTTTCCTAGACCTCGGCGAGTTCCCCCGTTTCAAGGTCAAGGGAGGCCAGGCCGCCGTCGTTGTCCTCGATGACAACAGCCGCATGGCCTTGGTCTTCGGGGGTTTCGTCTTCGCGGTCTTCCGGTTCGTCCAGGTCCTGGTCGATTCCGGGAGCGTCGTCCGGGGCCGGTGGCTGCTCCACAAGGGAGAGCGCCGGCCTGGAAGCGGTCCGGATGAAGTTTGCCGATCCAAAGGTGAGGTCGTGCCCTACGGCATCGGCGTCGATGATGGTGGAGTGGTACACCCGCCCGTCCTTTTCCCACGTGCGGATCTTCAGCTTGCCCACCACGATGACCGGCTGGCCCTTCCTGATGCTGCAGCCCAGGGTTCCGGCAAGCTGACGGTAGCCCTGCACGGTGAACCAGTTGGTGTGCCCGTCACCCCAGGTCCTGGATTCCCGGTCAAAACGGCGTGTGGTGGAGCCGATGCGGAAGGAGGCTGTTGCCACTCCCCCCGGCGTGGTGGAACTGGTTATCTCCGTGGCCACGAAGCCCCGGATGGTGATCGATTCGCTCATGTCTACGTCCTGTCTGGATGGTGGCGCCTGTAGCAGGCAAGACCAGCATCGCGCCGGACAACAGCCGGCAGGAGGTGCGGGTTGTCCTATGTGGACAACGTCTATGTGGACAGCAAATGTGGAGGAGGAGTGGCCGCTTGATGACACGGCCGGCAGCCGGGCAATGTAAACTTTTTGAGGCGCCGGCCTGATGGCCGGAAGCCAACGCCTCAGTAGCTCAGGGGATAGAGCAGCGGCCTTCTAATCCGCCGGTCGGGGGTTCGATTCCCTCCTGGGGCACCGCAGTGCGCAGCGCCCCGGTCTTTGGACCGGGGCGCTGCGCATTGGCTGCTACGCGTGCAGCCGGTGGGGTGCTTCCACCAGGGACCGGATCACGCTGCCGGCTGCCCCAAGCAGGGCACCCGACTCGCCCACCAGGGACACCGCCACCTGGCTGGACACATATTTGCCCGGCGCATACTTCTCCAGGCCCGCCAGCAGCGGGCCGCGCAGCCACGGCTCGAGGACAGCGAAGTGGCCGCCAAGGACCACGGATTCTATGTTGACCACACGCGCGGCCGAGGCAAGTGCTATCCCCAGGCAGCGGCCAGCCCCTTCGACGGCGGATACCGCCCGGGGCTCCCCGGCCTGCAGCGCATGCATGAGGGCGGACATATGGACCGACCGTGAACCCCCATCCGGGGCCAGTCCCGCTGCGGCGAAGATGGCGTCCTGGCCGGCAACCGTTTCCAGGCAGCCGGTTCCCCCACACGAACAATGCCCTCCGTCAGGGTCCACCACAATATGCCCAACCTCTCCGGCGTGGCCGTGCGGCCCAGTAAACAGCTCGGATCCGATGACAATCCCGCCGCCGACGCCCACCTCGCCGGAGACGAAGAGGAAGTCAGACGCGCCGTCCGGCCGGTGCCGCAGTTCGGCTAGGGCTGCAGCATTGGCCTCGTTGAACAGTTCCACGCCCAGGGGAGCTTCGGGCAGCAGTGCATCAAGGTCGAGGTCCACGTTGACCCAACCCAGGTTGGGGGCGGTGAGCACCCGCGCCAGGGCAGGGTCAACCAGCCCGGGCACAGCCAGGCCGCCGCCCAGGACCTCGACGCCCTGCTCCCCCGCCGCACTCCGGACCCGGGCCGCCAGGGCTG
Protein-coding regions in this window:
- the ettA gene encoding energy-dependent translational throttle protein EttA; this translates as MAEFIYTMTKARKAVGEKLILDDVSMSFFPGAKIGVVGPNGAGKSTILKIMAGLDQPSNGEARLSPGYSVGILLQEPPLNEEKTVLGNVQEGVGEIYGKIQRFNEISEEMASPDADYDTLLEEMGKLQEAIDAADAWDLDSQLEQAMDALRCPPADADVTNLSGGERRRVALCKLLLQKPDLLLLDEPTNHLDAESVLWLEQHLSSYPGAVLAVTHDRYFLDHVAEWIAEVDRGHLYPYEGNYSTYLEKKRARLEIQGKKDAKQAKRLAEELEWVRSNAKGRQTKSKARLARYEEMAAEADRTRKLDFEEIQIPPGPRLGGLVLEAKNLQKGFEDRTLIDGLSFTLPRNGIVGVIGPNGVGKTTLFKTIVGLEPLDGGDLKIGDSVKISYADQSRGGIDPNKTLWEVVSDGLDFIQVGNVEMPSRAYVAAFGFKGPDQQKKAGVLSGGERNRLNLALTLKQGGNLLLLDEPTNDLDVETLSSLENALLEFPGCAVVVSHDRWFLDRVATHILAYEGDEENPSKWYWFEGNFESYEENKVERLGPDAAKPHRVTHRRLTRD
- a CDS encoding DUF6993 domain-containing protein, which produces MRPTPFRRQNNRAGAALACAVLASLLSGCVAGPSANGPANEDSSGGTSSPATAAGTDAKGPTAQATNPAVQGAGASSEALANTSGGASAAAAAATDTVERTVTDTLTKLATGTPKPASAQVSDALTGAGIAPAALQVSQSRTPTGLEADAIEAAVLEGKDCVIGQVREGTVTVTVLPVLASGKCFVGS
- a CDS encoding single-stranded DNA-binding protein, producing the protein MSESITIRGFVATEITSSTTPGGVATASFRIGSTTRRFDRESRTWGDGHTNWFTVQGYRQLAGTLGCSIRKGQPVIVVGKLKIRTWEKDGRVYHSTIIDADAVGHDLTFGSANFIRTASRPALSLVEQPPAPDDAPGIDQDLDEPEDREDETPEDQGHAAVVIEDNDGGLASLDLETGELAEV
- a CDS encoding ROK family protein, yielding MVMAAPAVAGPGGSAPGSVGDVRRSNLALVLGAIAEFPPGTHPSRAQVAGATGLTKASVSSLVLDLLDTGIIREIGLNPQGRGRPGVGLELSPSRAVMGMEINVDYISAAVVNLAGSVLVREEQERDNRNSPDGPVLGALAALAARVRSAAGEQGVEVLGGGLAVPGLVDPALARVLTAPNLGWVNVDLDLDALLPEAPLGVELFNEANAAALAELRHRPDGASDFLFVSGEVGVGGGIVIGSELFTGPHGHAGEVGHIVVDPDGGHCSCGGTGCLETVAGQDAIFAAAGLAPDGGSRSVHMSALMHALQAGEPRAVSAVEGAGRCLGIALASAARVVNIESVVLGGHFAVLEPWLRGPLLAGLEKYAPGKYVSSQVAVSLVGESGALLGAAGSVIRSLVEAPHRLHA